The DNA segment AGGGAGATTTCCAGCTCGGGGTGGGGCTGGTCGCCAACTTCACCTTCCCGTTCGACATCACCATCGCCCTGGACAACGTGGGGGGACCGTCGGCAGGGTCGATGTTCGCCCTCGGGATCGTCGACCTGCTCACCGAGGGTGAGCTGACGGGCGGCAAGCACTTCGCCGGGACGGGAACCATCGACTCGGCCGGCAGTGTGGGACCCATCGGCGGGATCAGGCAGAAACTGGCGGGGGCCCGTGAAGCAGGGGCCGAAGTATTCCTGGCCCCTGCCGCCAACTGCGACGAAGTGGTGGGCCATGTGCCCGACGGGCTGCAGGTGGTCCGGGTCGAAACCCTTGACGACGCCGTGGAGGCTGTCAGCACTCTCGGTGCCGGGGACGACGGCGCCGACCTTCCCACCTGCGAAGCCAGCTGATCGAGCAAATCGGTGACTCCGCGATGCTTTCTGCGGGCGGGGTCGGACAGGTTCCGGGCGGGTTTGGACACGATTTCATTTCGATCCTGGGTCCAGGGGCTCGGACCGGAACGAAATTGGGCTGCTTAGACGTGTTCAGGGCAGAATGTAAATGCATGGAACTACTGTGTTGCGCTGCCGATCTGGGTGGTTGGAACACGGTTTCCGTGATCCAACGGATCCAACGATGAGGTAAATGTGACTTCCGGAGAAGACCGGCCGTTCGGCAGCAGGCCGAGCCAGACCAATTCCAGCAGCGCGAAAAGACGCAGCCCGCTCATCCCGACCCTGGTGGTGCTGGCCGTGCTGGTCATCGCCTTCGTCTGGGTCTCTCAGATTTACGCCGATGTGCTCTGGTACAGCCAGCTCGGTTTTGTGGAGGTCTTCGTCACGGAGAACCTGTCCAGGATCGGCCTGTTCGCAGCGGCATTCCTCATCATGGGAATCTGCGTATACTTCAGCCTCCGGGTAGCGTACCGGTCCCGGCCGATCTATGCTCCGGACAATGCGGTCCAGGACAACCTGAACCGGTACCAGGCCCAGCTGGAACCAATCCGCCGCCTGCTGATGCTCGGCATTCCCGTGGTGCTCGCGGCCTTCGCCGGCACCGCTGCCGCTTCCCAGTGGCAGCCCGTCCTCCTGTTCTTCAACCAGGTGCCGTTTGGCGAGGTGGACCCGGAGTTTGGTCTGGACATTGCGTTCTACGTGTTCACCCTGCCGTTCCTGAACTTCCTGATCGGCTTCCTGATCAGTGTCGTCATTATCAGCGCCATCGCCGGCATCCTGACCCACTACCTCTACGGCGGCATCCGCCTCGAGGAAAAGGGCCTTTTCACGTCGAAGGCAGCCCGCATCCACATTGCCATCCTCGCAGCCCTGTTCCTGCTGCTGCAGGGCGTCAACTACTGGCTGGACCGCTACGCTACCCTCACCGGCACCGGGGGACGCTGGGACGGAGCTCTCTACACCGACGTCAACGCGGTGATTCCCACCAAGGCGATCCTCGCCGCGGCCGCGATCATCGTCGCTGTGCTGTTCATCGTCTCCGCTGTCATCGGCCGCTGGCGCCTCCCGATCATCGGGACGGCAATGCTGATCATCGTCGCCATTCTGGCCGGCGGCGTATACCCGTGGGTCATCCAGCGCTTCCAGGTGGTGCCGTCGGAGTTCAGCCGTGAAGAGCCGTTCATCGAACGCAACATCGACCAGACGCGTGCGGCCTACGGGCTGGACGAGGTCGAGGTCAGTGCCTACAACCCAACGGACATCCCCGAGCCCGGCGCCCTCGACGAGGACGGCGAAACCACCGCGAACATCAGGCTGCTCGACCCGAACCTGGTCAGCGATGCCTTCAGCCAGCTCCAGCAGTTCCGGCAGTACTACCAGTTCCCGGAAACCCTCAACGTCGACCGGTACGAGATTGACGGCGAAGTCGAGGACACAGTGATCGCTGTTCGTGAACTGAACACTGCAGGCGTACCTGACGGCTGGATCAACGAACACGTCCTCTACACGCACGGTTACGGGATTGTCGCCGCGGCAGGTTCGACCACCGAACCCGACGGCCGGCCCACCTTCATCCAGTCGGGTATCCCGTCAACCGGGGTGCTGGGCGACGAGTCCAACTACGAGCCCCGGATCTACTTCGGCGAAGAGTCACCGCTGTACTCGGTGGTGGGTGCTCCTGAGGGAGCGAACCCCATTGAGATCGATCGCCCCCAGAGCGAAGAATCAGATCAGCAGTCGCGCAGCACCTTCCAGGGCAGCGGCGGCCCGGACGTGGGTAACATCTTCAACCGGTTGGTATATGCACTGAAATTCCAGTCGACCGACCTCCTGCTGTCCGATCAGGTCAATAGCGAATCCCAGATCTTCTATGACCGGGATCCGGTGGAGCGGGTCGAGAAGGTTGCCCCGTACCTGACCCTTGACGGCAACAGCTACCCGGCCATTGTCGACGGCCGGGTCAAGTGGATCATCGATGGCTATACAACCACCGCTGACTACCCGTACTCGACGCAGCAGGAGCTGCAGTCCGCAACCCAGGATTCACTGACCGCAGAGGGCCTTGCGACGGCGCTTCCGCCGGAGCAGGTCAACTACATCCGCAACGCTGTCAAGGCGACTGTCGATGCCTATGACGGGTCCGTGGATCTGTACGCCTGGGACGAGGAAGATCCGATTCTGAAGGCGTGGCAGAACATCTACCCCGCATCGATGCAGCCCTACAGCGCCATGTCGGCCGACCTGATGGCCCACGTGAGGTACCCGGAGGATCTCTTCAAGGTGCAGCGTGAACTGCTCGCCCGGTACCACGTGACCGAGACCGAGCCGTTCTACAGCAACAACGAGGCTTGGAGCGTCCCGAACGATCCAACGCTTGAGGGGGAGGCCGTCAGCGTCCCCCAGCCGCCGTACTACCTGTCACTGCAGATGCCCGAGCAGGAGGGGGCCAGCTTCTCGCTGACCACCCCGTTCATCCCGTTCGTCCCTGCGGGCCAGGAGGCCCGGAACGTGCTCTACGGTTTCCTTGCCGCCGACGGCGACGCCGGCACCGGCGAGGACGGCGTGAAAGCCGACACCTACGGCACGTTGCGGCTGTTGGATTCGTCCGGCCAGGACTCGGCGGTTGGACCCGGTCAGGCAGCCAACCTCTTCAACTCGGACACCACCGTGTCGCAGGAGCTGAACCTGCTGCGTCAGGGCGCTTCCGAGGTGATCAGCGGTAACCTGCTTACTCTGCCCATCGGCGGCGGCGTGGCGTACGTACAGCCGGTCTATGTCCAGTCGTCCGGCGACTCATCCTTCCCTGTCCTGCGACGTGTCCTGGTGAGCTTCGGTGAAGAGGTTGGTTTCGCACCGACCCTCGCGGAAGCCCTGGACCAGGTCTTCGGCGGAGATTCGGGTGCGGTGACTGGTGACAGCGAGAACGTCGGCGAGACGCCTGCTGATCCTGCTGCTCCACCTGTCGAGGGTGAGCCCACCGAGGGCGAGCCCACTGAGGCACCTTCCGAGCCAGCGACCGGCGGAACCGATGATCCGGCAGCGGACCTTCGGGCGGCGCTGGAGGATGCCAACACTGCTATCCAGGACGGTCAGGAAGCCCTTGCAGACGGCGACTTCGCCGCCTACGGTGAAGCCCAGGATCGGCTGAGCGACGCTCTGGCACGGGCCCTTGAAGCCGAAGAGCGGCAGTCAGGAGCCGCACCAGCAGGGGAGTAGGGCAGCAAATAGCCGCCCATTTCCCGCCGATTTGCACTATCCACCCCGGGGCCGTAACGTTGAGTCTACGCCGCGGGGTGGAGCAGTTCGGTAGCTCGCTGGGCTCATAACCCAGAGGTCACAGGTTCAAATCCTGTCCCCGCAACGAGAGAAAGATCCCGGCCAGTCACAGACTGGCCGGGATCTTTTTTTGTGCCCAGTCCACTCCCTCAGGAGGCTGCGCACAGGGCTTTCATCTGGCGCAGCCGCCCACGGGTTCAGTGGCCCCAGGGCCTGGGTGACCTATTTCTTGTTATCAGCCGCCGCGGAGATCCTGGTAAGCGGAAAGTGCACGTTCCCTGGTTTCGGCCAGGTCAACCACGGGGGAGGGGTAGCCGGTGGGCGCCTCCGTATCCTTCCACGGTTCGTGGACGTTCCCCGCAGCCCTCAGTTCCGGAACGAAGTGCTTGAGGTACGTGCCGTCCCGGTCGAACTTTTTGCTCTGGGTGACCGGATTGAAGATCCTGAAATAGGGGGAGGCGTCGACACCGGAGCCCGCAACCCACTGCCAGTTCGCTGGATTGTTGGCTGGGTCGGCGTCGACCAGGGTGTCCCAGAACCATTGCTCGCCCACCCGCCAGTCCACCATCAGATTTTTGATCAGGAAGGAAGCCGCGGCCATCCGCACCCGGTTATGCATCCAACCGGTGTCCCACAGCTGGCGCATCCCCGCGTCGATCAGCGGGTAGCCGGTGCGTCCGCGCTGCCAAGCACCCAGCTCGCCGGGGGTTGGCGTCTGCCACGCGAACCCGTCGAAGTCCCGCCGATAATTCTCGGTCGCAAGATCGGGGTTGTGGTAGAGCAACTGCCAACAGAACTCGCGCCAGCCAACCTCGGAGCCGAAGACCTGGATGTCCTTCGCGATCGAGGGGTTGGTCGCGGCTCTGGACGCGTGCCAGATCTGGAACGGACTGATCTCGCCGAACCGCAGATGGGGTGAGAGCCTGCTGGTGCCCTCGACGCCGGGCAGATCCCTGTTCCCGGCGTACCCGTCGACGGATCCACCGAGAAACTCATCCAGCCGTTCCCCGGCTCCGTCCTCACCAGGGCTCCACTGTTCCTGCAGCCCGGCAGACCAATCCGGCCGGGTGGGGAGCAGACCCCAGCTGGCGAGGTCCTCCGACGGCAGGGATGGGCCCTCCAGCCGCTCAGGGGCGGGTAGGGGTGTCCGTGGCTCGGGCTGATCCCTGCAGGCCCGCCAGAATGGCGTGAACACCTTGTATGGTCCTCCGGAGCCGGTAGTGATCTGCCAGGGCTCGAACAGGAGGTTGGCTTGATAGCTGGTTGCTTCGATCCCGTTATCACCACACCACGTTTTCAGCGCGGCATCGATGGTCCGCTCGGGCTGACCGTACCGACGGTTCCACAGCACATGTTCGGCGCCGGTTTCGGCCACCAGGGCGCGAATGACGTTCTCGGCCGGACCGGAGCGCAGCACCAGCTGGCCGCCGAGCTGCTCGATGGCCTGGCCGAGTTTGGCGAGTGAATGGTGGAGCCACCAGCGGGTGGCACCACCGAGGGGGCGGATCCCCTCGCTTTCCTCGTCGAACACGAAGCAGACAATGGTGTTGGTGGCGTCAGCAGCCAGGGCAGCGGAGAGGGCCGGGTTGTCGCTGAGCCGGAGGTCGTCGCGGAGCCAGACAAGTAGTGGAGACATGGTGCCAATCTACCCGCAGCGGGGGACAAGAGAGGGGCAGCAAAAAGCCGGCGCCTGTCGCTCAACGCCGGACGCCGGCTTTGTGCTGTGATTCCTCCGGGGCTGCTCGCCCGGGTTCGCTGAGGGTTACTGGCCGGGCCGGTATTCCTCGGATTCGCTGCCCTGCCCGATGGCCGACGGAGTGCGACCGCCGGACCCGCCGGACTTCAGGGCGGCGAGGCGTGCTTCGACCTCGGTCTGCTCACCCAGGTCTTCGAGGCTCTCGAATTGTGAGTCGAGGCTTGAGTTGGCCAGTTCAGCCTGGCCGAGGACGCGGGCTTCCTCGCGTCGGATCTTCTCTTCGAACCGTCCCACCTCGCTCGTGGGATCCATGAAGTCGATGCTCTTCACCGCATCGTGCACCTGCTGCTGGGCCTGTGCGGTGCGGGAGCGGGCGATCAGCTCGTCCCGCTTGCTGGTGAGCTCGTTGAGCTTGCCCTTCATCTGGTTGAGCCCGGTCTTCAGCTTCTCGACGATCTCTTCCTGCGAACCGATGGTCGGCTCGGCACCGCGTGCCTCGTTCTCAGCGGTCATCTGGCGCTGGATGGCAACCTTCGCCAGGTTGTCGAACTTCTCGGCGTCGACCGTATCCCCGGCGTTGCGGTAGTCGTCGGCCTTCTTCGACGCGGCAAGTGCCTTGTTGCCCCAGTTCCGGGCATTATCCAGATCTTCCTTGTAATCCTCCTGCAGCATCCGCAGGTTGCCGATGGTCTGGGCCACGGCGCTCTCGGCTTCGGCAATGCTGTTGGTGTAATCACGGACCATCTGGTCCAGCATCTTCTGGGGGTCCTCCGCCTGGTCGAGGAGGGAGTTGATGTTTGCCTTGGCTAGCTGGGCGATACGTCCGAAGATTGACTGTTTTACCATGGGTTTGCCTTTCAATTCGCGTCTGTACTGGATAAATTTTCACCACTGCGGTGAGGTTTGGAGCCGAGGTGCGGGCTAGAAATCGCCGCCGCCGCCACCGAAGCCTCCGAAGCCTCCGCCGCCGCCACCGAAGCCTCCGAAGCCGCCGCCACCGAACATGTCGCCGCCACCCCCGCCGAATCCTCCGCCGCTGTCGCCGCCGCCCCCGAAAAGGCCTCCGCCTCCGCCGCCGCCGTTGAGGATGCCACCGAGCAGGATGCCGCCGAGAAGGGCTCCACCCATTCCGCCGCCGCCCTGGTTGCCCCGGCCACCGAACATGCCGCCGCCGCCGAAGCCGCCCATGCCGCCGCCGAAGCCGTCCACGTCCTGCTGGGCTATCTGAGCCGCCTGCTCTGCCAGGGCCGTGGCCTGTTGTGCATGGGACAGCGCGGCAACGGGGTCGTCCGACTGGATCTGGACCGCGTAGTCAAGGTTTCGTTCCGCCTCCGCGAGCCGGGTGCGTGCTTCACTGCCGACTCCGCCCCGCCGGGCGCGGATGTAGTCGGAGGTTCCTGAGATACGGGACTGGGCCGCCATGATGGCATGCTGCAGCGCCTCACGGGCTCGTTGCGTCTGCTCGGTCTGATTCTTGATGCCCCCCAAAGCAGCGTCCAGCTGTGCATGGGCAGCCTCGGTGCGTTGCAGGAGCGACACCGGGTCCACCCGGTTCGCCGATGATTCGTTACGGACAGTGTTCAGTGCGGCTTCTGCTGAGGCCACTGGGCCAGCCAACTCCTGGTGCTGCCCCGTCGCGAGCATCGCCTGCGCCTGTGCCAAATCCTGGGCGGTGTCGGACACGGAGCGGTCCAACTCCTCCTTCGCGGCATCCAGCTCGGTAGCCCTCTTGCTGATCGCCTCAAGAAGGACTGTCGTCTGGTGGACGCTCTCCTCTGCCGCCCGGACGGCGATGACCGCCGATCCGGTGTCACCGGTGTCCAGATGCTGCTGGGCGGATGCGGCGGCGCTGTCGACGAACTCCAACCGTTCGTTGGCCTGTTCGACGTTGTCGCGCACCTGGGACGTGGCCGAATCCGCGTACTTCTGCTGCAACTGCTGCAGGGTCTGCTCGGCGGTTGACACACGGGTCCTGACGTCCTCTGCTGAGCCCTGCGCCGCAGCCAGGGCTGCGGGGGCGTTGCGTTCGAGCTCCCTGAGGGCGTCGAAGTCTGCCTTGTGCTCCTGAAGTGAGCTGTTGACCGACTCGCAGCGGCGGATGATGTCGCCGAGCCAGGTGCGCTGTTGTTCCTTGGTGTCAGGAATATGGTCGTCGAGCTGCTGTTGGAGTTTGAAGGATTCGCTCATATGCGCCTTGGCAGCAGCGATGTCGTCAACGAAGGGCTGCACCGCAGCATCCCCGTACTGGGCCTGGGCGAACCCGACTTCCTGCTCGCTGGACTTGATTGCATCATCGGCGGCAATGAGGAGACTGCCCGCCTTCTTCCGCAGGTCCTCGACGCTGAAGGCTGCCAACGGGTCGAGGACTTCGCCGTCCGGTCCGCGTCCTGGACCGAAGTCCTGGGTGGTGGAGGGGCCGCTGGTAAGAGATTTCTGGCTGCGCGACCTCAGGAAGAAGAAGCCGCCGATACCGGCGAGCGCCACCAGGGCACCGACCAGAATCACGGCGCCCAAACCGCTACCGCCGCCGTTGGATTCGTCGGCGTCGCTGTCCCCTGAGCCGCCTGACTCGCCGGAGAGAATACTTGAGACGGACCCGGCTGCGGCAACCCCAGCACCGGCCCAATCGTCATCCCTCAGTTCGGGGAGGATGTCTGAATTGAACCGGGGTTCCGTGCCGGACTGCACGGGACTGGAGTTGCTGGCAAAGAAGCGGGCCTGCCCGTCCTCTACCGCCACCGTGAGGAGAACGTCAGCGTCATTCAGCTGACTGATTTCTGCAGTCTCTTGCGACCATTCATCGGGGTCGGCCGGATCAGTGAAGGAGTCAACATAGACGACGCGGAGCCGGTAGCCCTCAGTCTCTTCGAGCTGGGCAATTGCTTCTTCCACCTCAGCCAGACCTGCAGCGTCGAGCACTCCGGCGTCGTCGATCACGTTCTCTGCGCCGAAGTCGACCGGTGGCGCGGCATACGCGCCGGGAAGCGTGGTCAGGGGCAGCATTAGTGCAGCGGTGACGCCTACTGTTGCCGCGAGGCGCCTGGTGCTCGATCGCATTCAATACCCTTCGATGAGTGTCCCCGGAATCCCAGTGAACGGCGGGCCAGCGGTCGATGGCAGATGCCCCCACGCTGTCACACGCCCTTTGTGAATTCTAGGGTGCACCGGTGGGGCAGTCCACCTAACCCCATCTGCCCCTAGCGAAATCTGAACCACCACAGCCCCGATCTTTGCGGTGGGGGGTGGACCCGGGGAGAATATCTGTCAGGAGCGCCACAACGTCCGGTTGGCTCACAGTATTCACCCAGCGAACATCAGCCAAAGGCCCAGAATGGTTTGGCATAGTTCGATGCATCGAGACGAAAGGCTTTCCGATGACTGACGACAACCTGCACGGGTTCGAACGGAATATTCCACCACGCCCTCAGACACCCCCATCCCATGTGTGGGCGGATTCCTCTCGTCCAGACGGTGAAAACAGTGATCCTGAGAACACCGGGCAGCACCACCGCGCCGCCTATGACGATGGCTCCTACTCCAGCGGTGGTTTTTATAGATCTGCGCTGCCCCCTGCGGCGCTTCCCTCGCAGCGGGACAAGAAACGCTTCGGTACCGCCACCTTTGTCAGCGGGGTGTTGATCGCCGGCCTGCTTGGCGGTGGCGTGGTGGCGGGGGCAGATCAGCTGCTCGGCGGACAGGCAGTCACACCGGCCGCCACCACCGGCCAGTCACAGTCAGTCGTGGTCAACGACACCGAAAGCGTCAATGAGGTCACCGGGGCGGCGGTAAAGGCTTCCCCGAGTGTGGTCACGATTGCCGTGAGCGGCGCGGGCTCCGGTGGCTCCGGTTCTGGGATCGTGCTCGACGGGGAAGGACACATCCTCACCAATACGCATGTGGTCACTCTTGGTGGCCAGGTCAGCGATGCGGCGGTGGAGGTCCGTACCAGTGACGGGCGGGTGTTCCCTGCGGAGATCGTCGGGACCGACCCGCTTTCCGACCTCGCAGTGATCAAGGTGGATGCCCCGGATCTGCAACCAGCAACCCTCGCGGACTCGGATGCGCTCAATGTCGGCGATACCGCCATCGCGATCGGCGCTCCGCTGGGACTCAGCGGAACGGTGACTGACGGCATCATTTCCACCCTGAACCGGACCATCAGTGTCGCCTCCTCGGCGGTGCCCGAGGAATCGGCCGATGCTGCTCCTGAGCAGGAAGGAGACGGCTTCAACTTCCTGCCGCCCGAAGGTGCCGAGGTACCACAGAACCAGGCACAGGGGTCGATCTACCTGAACGTTATCCAGACTGACGCGGCCATCAACCAGGGCAACTCCGGTGGAGCACTGGTGGACGGCCAGGGCAGCGTGATCGGGGTGAACGTCGCCATCGCCTCGGCGGGTTCGGCGGACAGCACCGGAAACATCGGTGTCGGTTTCTCCATTCCGATCAACTATGCGGAGCGGGTAGCCCGCGAGATCATCGAGGAAGGCAGCGCTTCCCACGGATTCCTGGGGGTATCGGTCTCACCATCGGCCTCGGAGAACTCCAGTGCGGAAACCTCCTTCTCCGTGGGTGCAGAGGTTGCCGGAGTCGAGCCGGGATCACCCGCAGCCAACGCCGGATTCCAGGAGGGCGATGTCATCACCAACGTGGCCGGACGGCAGATCACCGATCCACGGGACCTCACTGCGGCAGTGCGGATGCAGGCCGAGGGGGACACCGTAAGCGTCGAATTTGAGCGCAACGGTGAAAGCCAGACCATCGAGGTCACCGTGGGTCAGGCCGAGGGCTAACCAGCCATCGCCAACGACTGGCCCCGGGTGTCGGAGCGCCCCGATATGCTTAGCTAGGTCACGGGAGATCCCCGTCAGAGGAAAGGCAGCAATGGAAGACGCATCGCAGGCAGGCCTGGACATTGTGGTCCTGGTGAAGCATGTGCCAGACGCGCAGTTCGACCGGCACATCGGCGGCGAAGACCGGACCACCGTCCGCGAGGAGAGCATCCTCTCGGAGTTGGACGAGT comes from the Arthrobacter sp. CAN_C5 genome and includes:
- a CDS encoding TPM domain-containing protein, giving the protein MRSSTRRLAATVGVTAALMLPLTTLPGAYAAPPVDFGAENVIDDAGVLDAAGLAEVEEAIAQLEETEGYRLRVVYVDSFTDPADPDEWSQETAEISQLNDADVLLTVAVEDGQARFFASNSSPVQSGTEPRFNSDILPELRDDDWAGAGVAAAGSVSSILSGESGGSGDSDADESNGGGSGLGAVILVGALVALAGIGGFFFLRSRSQKSLTSGPSTTQDFGPGRGPDGEVLDPLAAFSVEDLRKKAGSLLIAADDAIKSSEQEVGFAQAQYGDAAVQPFVDDIAAAKAHMSESFKLQQQLDDHIPDTKEQQRTWLGDIIRRCESVNSSLQEHKADFDALRELERNAPAALAAAQGSAEDVRTRVSTAEQTLQQLQQKYADSATSQVRDNVEQANERLEFVDSAAASAQQHLDTGDTGSAVIAVRAAEESVHQTTVLLEAISKRATELDAAKEELDRSVSDTAQDLAQAQAMLATGQHQELAGPVASAEAALNTVRNESSANRVDPVSLLQRTEAAHAQLDAALGGIKNQTEQTQRAREALQHAIMAAQSRISGTSDYIRARRGGVGSEARTRLAEAERNLDYAVQIQSDDPVAALSHAQQATALAEQAAQIAQQDVDGFGGGMGGFGGGGMFGGRGNQGGGGMGGALLGGILLGGILNGGGGGGGLFGGGGDSGGGFGGGGGDMFGGGGFGGFGGGGGGFGGFGGGGGDF
- a CDS encoding PspA/IM30 family protein, translating into MVKQSIFGRIAQLAKANINSLLDQAEDPQKMLDQMVRDYTNSIAEAESAVAQTIGNLRMLQEDYKEDLDNARNWGNKALAASKKADDYRNAGDTVDAEKFDNLAKVAIQRQMTAENEARGAEPTIGSQEEIVEKLKTGLNQMKGKLNELTSKRDELIARSRTAQAQQQVHDAVKSIDFMDPTSEVGRFEEKIRREEARVLGQAELANSSLDSQFESLEDLGEQTEVEARLAALKSGGSGGRTPSAIGQGSESEEYRPGQ
- a CDS encoding UPF0182 family protein translates to MTSGEDRPFGSRPSQTNSSSAKRRSPLIPTLVVLAVLVIAFVWVSQIYADVLWYSQLGFVEVFVTENLSRIGLFAAAFLIMGICVYFSLRVAYRSRPIYAPDNAVQDNLNRYQAQLEPIRRLLMLGIPVVLAAFAGTAAASQWQPVLLFFNQVPFGEVDPEFGLDIAFYVFTLPFLNFLIGFLISVVIISAIAGILTHYLYGGIRLEEKGLFTSKAARIHIAILAALFLLLQGVNYWLDRYATLTGTGGRWDGALYTDVNAVIPTKAILAAAAIIVAVLFIVSAVIGRWRLPIIGTAMLIIVAILAGGVYPWVIQRFQVVPSEFSREEPFIERNIDQTRAAYGLDEVEVSAYNPTDIPEPGALDEDGETTANIRLLDPNLVSDAFSQLQQFRQYYQFPETLNVDRYEIDGEVEDTVIAVRELNTAGVPDGWINEHVLYTHGYGIVAAAGSTTEPDGRPTFIQSGIPSTGVLGDESNYEPRIYFGEESPLYSVVGAPEGANPIEIDRPQSEESDQQSRSTFQGSGGPDVGNIFNRLVYALKFQSTDLLLSDQVNSESQIFYDRDPVERVEKVAPYLTLDGNSYPAIVDGRVKWIIDGYTTTADYPYSTQQELQSATQDSLTAEGLATALPPEQVNYIRNAVKATVDAYDGSVDLYAWDEEDPILKAWQNIYPASMQPYSAMSADLMAHVRYPEDLFKVQRELLARYHVTETEPFYSNNEAWSVPNDPTLEGEAVSVPQPPYYLSLQMPEQEGASFSLTTPFIPFVPAGQEARNVLYGFLAADGDAGTGEDGVKADTYGTLRLLDSSGQDSAVGPGQAANLFNSDTTVSQELNLLRQGASEVISGNLLTLPIGGGVAYVQPVYVQSSGDSSFPVLRRVLVSFGEEVGFAPTLAEALDQVFGGDSGAVTGDSENVGETPADPAAPPVEGEPTEGEPTEAPSEPATGGTDDPAADLRAALEDANTAIQDGQEALADGDFAAYGEAQDRLSDALARALEAEERQSGAAPAGE
- a CDS encoding deoxyribodipyrimidine photo-lyase, translating into MSPLLVWLRDDLRLSDNPALSAALAADATNTIVCFVFDEESEGIRPLGGATRWWLHHSLAKLGQAIEQLGGQLVLRSGPAENVIRALVAETGAEHVLWNRRYGQPERTIDAALKTWCGDNGIEATSYQANLLFEPWQITTGSGGPYKVFTPFWRACRDQPEPRTPLPAPERLEGPSLPSEDLASWGLLPTRPDWSAGLQEQWSPGEDGAGERLDEFLGGSVDGYAGNRDLPGVEGTSRLSPHLRFGEISPFQIWHASRAATNPSIAKDIQVFGSEVGWREFCWQLLYHNPDLATENYRRDFDGFAWQTPTPGELGAWQRGRTGYPLIDAGMRQLWDTGWMHNRVRMAAASFLIKNLMVDWRVGEQWFWDTLVDADPANNPANWQWVAGSGVDASPYFRIFNPVTQSKKFDRDGTYLKHFVPELRAAGNVHEPWKDTEAPTGYPSPVVDLAETRERALSAYQDLRGG
- a CDS encoding S1C family serine protease gives rise to the protein MTDDNLHGFERNIPPRPQTPPSHVWADSSRPDGENSDPENTGQHHRAAYDDGSYSSGGFYRSALPPAALPSQRDKKRFGTATFVSGVLIAGLLGGGVVAGADQLLGGQAVTPAATTGQSQSVVVNDTESVNEVTGAAVKASPSVVTIAVSGAGSGGSGSGIVLDGEGHILTNTHVVTLGGQVSDAAVEVRTSDGRVFPAEIVGTDPLSDLAVIKVDAPDLQPATLADSDALNVGDTAIAIGAPLGLSGTVTDGIISTLNRTISVASSAVPEESADAAPEQEGDGFNFLPPEGAEVPQNQAQGSIYLNVIQTDAAINQGNSGGALVDGQGSVIGVNVAIASAGSADSTGNIGVGFSIPINYAERVAREIIEEGSASHGFLGVSVSPSASENSSAETSFSVGAEVAGVEPGSPAANAGFQEGDVITNVAGRQITDPRDLTAAVRMQAEGDTVSVEFERNGESQTIEVTVGQAEG